From Streptomyces yatensis, one genomic window encodes:
- a CDS encoding FAD-dependent oxidoreductase, with amino-acid sequence MTTHVTIIGAGLGGLTLARVLHVHGIPATVYEAESSPTARPQGGMLDIHDYNGQLALRAAGLMDEFRGIVLEGRQAVRGLDREGNVLLDEPDDGTGGRPEVQRGELRQLLLDSLPAGTVRWGHKVRCVRGLGEGRHEVTFADGGTVVTSLLVGADGAWSRVRPVVSGASPVYAGTSFVETYLFDADTRHPAAAKAVGGGSMFAGDQGNRQIGAQREKDETLHVYAMLTEPLEWFGGIDFDDPAAATERILRAFDGWAPELTALITESDTAPVLRPLYSLPVGHRWDRVPGVTLLGDAAHLIPPNGEGANLAMLDGADLGEALAAHPGDTEAALSAYEQAMFPRSAEQLPTAEDPDHPTLQDVMNIFARDEQPS; translated from the coding sequence ATGACCACTCATGTCACGATCATCGGCGCCGGACTCGGCGGGCTCACGCTCGCCCGCGTCCTGCACGTCCACGGCATTCCGGCCACCGTCTACGAGGCGGAGTCCTCGCCGACGGCGCGTCCGCAGGGCGGGATGCTCGACATCCACGACTACAACGGCCAACTGGCCCTGAGGGCGGCCGGTTTGATGGATGAGTTCCGCGGCATCGTCCTGGAGGGCCGTCAGGCGGTGCGGGGTCTGGACCGGGAGGGAAACGTCCTGCTCGACGAGCCCGACGACGGTACGGGCGGACGCCCCGAGGTGCAGCGCGGCGAGTTGCGGCAGCTGCTGCTCGACTCGCTCCCGGCGGGCACCGTCCGGTGGGGGCACAAGGTCCGCTGCGTGCGTGGCCTCGGCGAGGGTCGCCATGAGGTGACCTTCGCCGACGGCGGCACCGTCGTCACAAGCCTGCTGGTCGGCGCGGATGGCGCGTGGTCACGGGTCCGGCCGGTGGTTTCCGGCGCGAGCCCCGTGTACGCCGGCACATCGTTCGTCGAGACCTATCTGTTCGACGCGGACACGCGGCACCCCGCTGCCGCGAAGGCGGTCGGTGGAGGGTCGATGTTCGCGGGCGATCAGGGCAACCGGCAGATCGGGGCCCAACGGGAGAAGGATGAGACCCTTCACGTCTACGCGATGCTGACCGAACCGCTGGAGTGGTTCGGCGGTATCGACTTCGACGATCCCGCCGCGGCCACCGAACGGATCCTGCGGGCGTTCGACGGCTGGGCACCGGAACTCACCGCCCTGATCACCGAAAGCGACACCGCACCGGTGCTGCGCCCCCTCTACTCGCTGCCGGTCGGCCACCGGTGGGACCGGGTGCCCGGGGTGACCCTGCTCGGCGACGCCGCCCACCTCATCCCCCCGAACGGCGAGGGCGCCAACCTGGCCATGCTGGACGGCGCCGACCTCGGTGAGGCCCTCGCCGCGCACCCGGGCGACACCGAGGCCGCGCTCTCCGCCTACGAGCAGGCGATGTTCCCGCGCAGCGCCGAGCAGCTCCCGACAGCCGAAGACCCTGACCATCCCACCCTCCAGGACGTGATGAACATCTTCGCCCGGGACGAGCAGCCCTCATGA
- a CDS encoding ATP-binding cassette domain-containing protein, translating into MSMATDTDQRSPVPHIADSHDLIRVHGARENNLKDVSIEIPKRRLTVFTGVSGSGKSSLVFTTIAAESQRLINETYSTFVQGFMPTLARPEVDVLDGLTSAIIVDQQRMGSDPRSTVGTATDANAMLRILFSRLGEPHIGPPGAYSFNVASVSAKGGFTVDRGAEKTKTETVSFSRTGGMCTHCEGRGSVSDIDLTQLYDDSKSLAEDPFTIPTYTGGGWVVRVIAESGFFDKDKPIREYTKKERHDFLYREPTKVKINGVNLTYEGLIPKIQKSFLAKDRESMQPHIRAFVDRAVTFAECAECGGSRLSELARSSRIGKVNIADACAMEIRDLAEWVRGLDEPSVAPLLAKVRHTLDSFVEIGLGYLSLDRASGTLSGGEAQRIKMIRHLGSSLTDVTYVFDEPTIGLHPHDIQRMNDLLLRLRDKGNTVLVVEHKPETIAIADHVVDLGPGAGTAGGTICFEGSVEGLRASETVTGRHLDDRAGLKETVRKATGALEIRGATANNLRNVDVDIPLGVLCVVTGVAGSGKSSLLHGSIPAPEGVVSVDQTPIRGSRRSNPATYTGLLDPIRKAFAKVNGVKPAMFSANSEGACPTCNGAGVIYTDLGIMQSTATTCEECEGKRFDASVLEYHLGGRDISEVLAMSVAEAEEFFGSGEARTPAAHKILQRMSDVGLGYLTLGQPLTTLSGGERQRLKLAVHMADKGGVYVLDEPTTGLHLADVEQLLGLLDRLVDSGKSVIVIEHHQAVMAHADWIIDLGPGAGHDGGRIVFEGTPADLVAERSTLTGEHLAEYIGA; encoded by the coding sequence ATGAGCATGGCCACGGACACGGACCAGCGGTCACCTGTGCCCCACATCGCCGACAGCCACGATCTGATCCGGGTGCACGGCGCGCGCGAGAACAACCTCAAGGACGTCAGCATCGAGATCCCGAAGCGCCGGCTGACGGTGTTCACCGGCGTCTCCGGCTCGGGCAAGAGCTCGCTGGTGTTCACCACCATCGCCGCGGAGTCGCAGCGGCTGATCAACGAGACCTACAGCACCTTCGTCCAGGGCTTCATGCCGACCCTGGCGCGGCCCGAGGTCGATGTACTCGACGGGCTGACCAGCGCGATCATCGTCGACCAGCAGCGGATGGGATCCGATCCCCGCTCCACCGTCGGCACCGCCACCGACGCCAACGCGATGTTGCGCATCCTCTTCAGCCGGCTCGGCGAGCCGCACATCGGCCCGCCCGGCGCGTACTCCTTCAACGTGGCCTCGGTCTCGGCGAAGGGCGGGTTCACGGTCGACCGCGGTGCCGAGAAGACCAAGACCGAGACGGTGAGCTTCAGCCGCACCGGCGGCATGTGCACGCACTGCGAGGGCCGGGGCTCGGTCTCCGACATCGACCTCACCCAGCTCTACGACGACTCCAAGTCACTGGCCGAGGACCCGTTCACCATCCCCACCTACACCGGTGGCGGCTGGGTCGTGCGGGTCATCGCCGAGTCGGGCTTCTTCGACAAGGACAAGCCGATCCGCGAGTACACCAAGAAGGAGCGGCACGACTTCCTCTACCGCGAGCCCACCAAGGTGAAGATCAATGGCGTCAACCTCACCTACGAGGGGCTGATCCCGAAGATCCAGAAGTCGTTCCTCGCCAAGGACCGCGAGTCGATGCAGCCGCACATCCGGGCGTTCGTGGACCGGGCGGTCACCTTCGCCGAGTGTGCCGAATGCGGCGGCAGCCGGCTCAGCGAGCTGGCCCGCTCCTCCCGGATCGGCAAGGTCAACATCGCCGACGCCTGTGCGATGGAGATCCGCGACCTGGCCGAATGGGTCCGCGGACTGGACGAGCCGTCGGTGGCACCGCTGCTCGCCAAGGTGCGGCACACCCTCGACTCGTTCGTGGAGATCGGCCTCGGCTACCTCTCGCTCGACCGGGCCTCGGGCACGCTCTCCGGCGGCGAGGCGCAGCGCATCAAGATGATCCGCCACCTCGGCTCCTCGCTCACCGATGTCACCTATGTCTTCGACGAGCCCACCATCGGCCTGCACCCGCATGACATCCAGCGGATGAACGACCTGCTGCTGCGGCTGCGGGACAAGGGCAACACGGTGCTGGTGGTGGAGCACAAGCCGGAGACGATCGCCATCGCCGACCATGTCGTGGACCTCGGACCGGGCGCCGGCACGGCGGGCGGCACCATCTGCTTCGAGGGCAGTGTCGAGGGGCTGCGGGCGAGCGAGACCGTCACCGGCCGCCATCTCGACGACCGGGCCGGGCTCAAGGAGACGGTCCGCAAGGCCACCGGCGCCCTGGAGATCCGGGGCGCGACGGCGAACAACCTGCGGAACGTCGACGTCGACATCCCGCTCGGCGTGCTCTGCGTCGTCACCGGCGTCGCCGGCTCCGGCAAGAGCTCACTGCTCCACGGTTCCATCCCGGCCCCGGAGGGTGTGGTCTCGGTGGACCAGACCCCGATCCGCGGCTCGCGCCGGAGCAACCCGGCGACGTACACCGGGCTGCTCGACCCGATCCGCAAGGCGTTCGCGAAGGTCAACGGCGTCAAGCCGGCGATGTTCAGCGCCAACTCCGAGGGCGCCTGCCCCACCTGCAACGGCGCCGGCGTGATCTACACCGACCTGGGGATCATGCAGAGCACCGCCACCACCTGCGAGGAGTGCGAGGGGAAGCGGTTCGACGCGTCGGTGCTGGAGTACCACCTCGGCGGCCGTGACATCAGCGAGGTACTCGCGATGTCGGTGGCCGAGGCCGAGGAGTTCTTCGGCAGCGGTGAGGCGCGCACGCCTGCGGCCCACAAGATCCTCCAGCGGATGTCGGACGTCGGACTCGGCTACCTCACCCTCGGCCAGCCGCTCACCACGCTCTCCGGCGGCGAGCGGCAGCGGCTGAAGCTGGCCGTCCACATGGCCGACAAGGGCGGCGTCTACGTCCTCGACGAGCCGACCACCGGTCTGCACCTCGCCGATGTCGAGCAACTGCTCGGCCTGCTCGACCGGCTCGTCGACTCCGGCAAGTCGGTCATCGTCATCGAGCACCACCAGGCGGTCATGGCACACGCCGACTGGATCATCGACCTCGGCCCCGGTGCCGGTCACGACGGCGGCCGCATCGTCTTCGAGGGCACCCCCGCCGACCTCGTCGCCGAGCGCTCCACCCTCACCGGCGAGCACCTCGCGGAGTACATCGGCGCCTGA
- a CDS encoding VOC family protein produces the protein MDLTIHWTFLPHDDPDASLAFYRDTLGFEVRKDVGYDGMRWITVGPAGQPGTSIVLEPPALGPGITDDERRTVIEMMAKGSYARVTLATADLDGVFARVRTSGAEVVQEPTEQPYGIRDCAFRDPAGNMIRINELR, from the coding sequence ATGGACCTCACCATTCACTGGACCTTCCTCCCGCACGACGACCCGGACGCCTCGCTCGCCTTCTACCGCGACACCCTCGGCTTCGAGGTCCGCAAGGACGTCGGATACGACGGGATGCGCTGGATCACGGTCGGCCCGGCCGGGCAGCCCGGAACCTCCATCGTCCTGGAGCCCCCGGCCCTCGGCCCCGGCATCACCGACGACGAGCGCCGCACGGTCATCGAGATGATGGCCAAGGGCAGCTACGCCCGCGTCACCCTGGCCACCGCCGACCTCGACGGCGTCTTCGCACGGGTGCGGACCAGCGGCGCCGAGGTCGTCCAGGAGCCGACCGAGCAGCCGTACGGCATTCGCGACTGCGCCTTCCGCGATCCCGCGGGCAACATGATCCGCATCAACGAGCTGCGCTGA
- a CDS encoding helix-turn-helix transcriptional regulator, which translates to MELDDLVRLRRARDRMDRDYAEPLDVPALARGALMSPGHFSRSFRAAFGETPYSYLMTRRIERAKALLRRGDLTVTEVCMAVGCTSLGSFSSRFTELVGESPSSYRARSHDHGAAIPACIAKIHTRPVRNGEASPADRP; encoded by the coding sequence CTGGAGCTCGATGACCTGGTCCGGCTGCGGCGGGCCCGCGACCGGATGGACCGCGACTACGCCGAGCCGCTCGACGTCCCGGCGCTCGCGCGTGGCGCCCTGATGTCGCCGGGCCACTTCTCCCGCAGCTTCCGCGCCGCCTTCGGCGAGACGCCGTACAGCTATCTGATGACCCGCCGCATCGAGCGGGCCAAGGCGCTGCTGCGCCGCGGCGACCTCACGGTGACCGAGGTCTGCATGGCGGTCGGCTGTACCTCGCTCGGGTCGTTCAGCTCGCGCTTCACCGAGCTGGTCGGCGAGAGCCCGAGCAGCTACCGGGCCCGGAGCCATGACCACGGCGCCGCCATCCCGGCCTGTATCGCCAAGATCCACACGCGACCGGTCAGGAACGGAGAAGCGAGCCCCGCCGACCGGCCGTAG
- a CDS encoding VOC family protein — translation MDITLSSCFIAVDDHDKALAFYRDALGLEVRNDVGFEGMRWVTVGAPSQPDVNIVLEPPLADPNASPADRQVMAELMAKGLLRGVIFATDDCDATFERVSAAGGEVLQEPMDQPYGVRDCAFRDPSGNMLRFTQPLKK, via the coding sequence ATGGACATCACACTCTCCAGTTGCTTCATCGCCGTCGACGACCACGACAAGGCGCTCGCCTTCTACCGCGATGCCCTCGGCCTCGAGGTCCGCAACGACGTCGGGTTCGAGGGAATGCGCTGGGTCACCGTCGGGGCGCCCTCACAGCCGGACGTGAACATCGTCCTGGAGCCGCCGCTGGCCGACCCCAACGCCTCGCCCGCCGACAGACAGGTCATGGCGGAGCTGATGGCCAAGGGCCTGTTGCGCGGTGTCATCTTCGCCACCGACGACTGCGACGCCACCTTCGAGCGCGTCAGCGCCGCGGGCGGCGAGGTGCTGCAGGAGCCGATGGACCAGCCGTACGGCGTCCGCGACTGCGCGTTCCGCGACCCCTCCGGCAACATGCTGCGCTTCACCCAGCCCCTGAAGAAGTGA
- a CDS encoding oxygenase MpaB family protein: MAAAIRQGGSAIRQGGSDADPGLYGPRSVTWQMHGDPVMWIAGVRALYLQALHPLAVRGVTQNSDFRKDAWGRLLRTARFVATITYGTTEAAERAGAKVRGIHRRLSLTDPVTGVRHGVDEPELLLWVHCAEIDSYLHVMRRSGYPLTDAQADAYVAENVVSARLVGLDPADVPADTAALAAYFAKVRPQLADTPESREVDAFLRRPPVHALLVPAREAIWGRFAALAYGSLPPYAHELYGRPAPPPAAVTRRLRAMGRALRCIPPTARWQLPPKHIMRAVERLGPGSRPSPYKLRRNAAILDSGDATGVRPHAAGLHGGGGS, from the coding sequence ATGGCGGCGGCCATACGGCAGGGCGGATCGGCCATACGGCAGGGCGGATCGGACGCCGACCCGGGGCTCTACGGCCCCCGGTCGGTCACCTGGCAGATGCACGGCGACCCGGTGATGTGGATCGCCGGGGTGCGCGCCCTGTACCTCCAGGCCCTGCATCCGCTCGCGGTGCGCGGCGTCACCCAGAACTCCGACTTCCGCAAGGACGCCTGGGGAAGGCTGCTGCGCACCGCGCGGTTCGTCGCCACCATCACCTACGGCACCACCGAGGCCGCCGAGCGGGCGGGCGCCAAGGTCCGGGGCATCCACCGCAGGCTCTCCCTGACCGACCCCGTCACCGGTGTCCGGCACGGCGTCGACGAGCCCGAGCTGCTGCTGTGGGTGCACTGCGCCGAGATCGACTCGTACCTCCATGTGATGCGGCGCTCCGGCTATCCGCTCACCGACGCCCAGGCGGACGCCTATGTCGCCGAGAACGTGGTGTCCGCCCGGCTGGTCGGCCTCGACCCCGCCGACGTACCGGCCGATACGGCGGCGCTCGCCGCGTACTTCGCAAAGGTGCGCCCCCAACTCGCCGACACCCCCGAGTCCCGGGAGGTGGACGCCTTTCTGCGGCGGCCCCCGGTCCATGCCCTGCTCGTCCCGGCGCGTGAGGCGATCTGGGGGCGCTTCGCCGCGCTCGCCTACGGGTCCCTGCCCCCGTACGCCCACGAACTGTACGGGCGCCCCGCGCCCCCGCCGGCCGCGGTCACCCGCCGCCTGCGGGCGATGGGCAGGGCGCTGCGCTGCATCCCGCCCACGGCCCGCTGGCAGCTCCCGCCGAAGCACATCATGCGCGCGGTCGAGCGGCTCGGACCGGGCAGCCGCCCCTCGCCCTACAAACTGCGCAGAAACGCGGCCATACTGGACAGCGGGGATGCGACGGGGGTTCGGCCGCACGCGGCCGGTCTCCACGGGGGCGGCGGAAGCTGA
- a CDS encoding serine/threonine-protein kinase, with product MADIRLIQGRYRLLDRIGRGGMGEVWRARDESLGRRVAVKCLKPLGSRHDPSFTGVVRERFRREARVAAALQHRGVTVVHDFGEYEGALYLVMELLEGRNLSQLLKDNERRPLPVPEVLDIAEQVAAALAYTHDQGVVHRDLKPANIMRLTDGTVKLCDFGIARLGHDVGFTSRLTGTGVAMGTPHYMSPEQIAGDPVDHRSDLYSLGCVLYELATGAPPFALDDAWAVLVGHRHTQPAPPRGHRPELPERFERAVLDLLAKTPEGRPRDAAELARRIAPARPSRWPTAPPLPGPRGALPAAGPPAPRLPSWARDMTTGSKAHTGGVGLLSATPPDATAGLTGAWTGRRVSALPAPPPPSGVRARLADRHRAALDLGRLGRWEEAVATHQEVAAERERALGPDHPDTLASRYEAAFALGILGRPGDALREYERVAAGRRRALGPDHADTLAARQETAFTLGRLGRFTEAQHLYAAVLAARERTMGADHPDTLRCRHNLAFNLGCLGRLTEAYRMAEGVAADRARVLGPDHPDTLVTRYEVAYALGRLDRWREALDIFREVAADRARTLGPDHPDTLAARYEIGVGLGRLDRGAEALAAYRALVEDRTRAHGPADPETLRARHGLGVSLGRLGRWEEALAEAREVCDLRERALGPDHPDTLVSRREVAVALGWLGRWSDALDGYRRVTRARTRVLGPDHPDTVVSRGDEAHCLERLGRGAETAETTETTETTETA from the coding sequence ATGGCGGACATCAGGCTGATCCAGGGCCGGTACCGGCTGCTGGACCGGATCGGGCGCGGGGGAATGGGCGAGGTGTGGCGGGCGCGCGACGAATCGCTCGGCCGCCGCGTCGCCGTCAAATGCCTCAAACCGCTGGGGTCGCGCCACGACCCCTCGTTCACCGGTGTGGTGCGCGAGCGCTTCCGCCGGGAGGCGCGGGTGGCCGCCGCGCTGCAGCACCGCGGGGTCACGGTGGTGCATGACTTCGGTGAGTACGAGGGCGCGCTGTACCTGGTCATGGAGCTGCTGGAGGGCCGTAACCTCAGTCAGCTGCTGAAGGACAACGAGCGCCGCCCGCTGCCGGTCCCCGAGGTGCTGGACATCGCGGAGCAGGTCGCCGCGGCCCTCGCCTACACCCATGACCAGGGCGTGGTGCACCGCGATCTGAAGCCGGCCAACATCATGCGGCTCACCGACGGCACCGTGAAGCTCTGCGACTTCGGCATCGCCCGCCTCGGCCATGACGTCGGCTTCACCTCCCGGCTCACCGGCACCGGCGTCGCCATGGGCACCCCGCACTACATGTCGCCCGAGCAGATCGCGGGCGACCCGGTCGACCACCGCAGCGATCTGTACTCCCTGGGCTGTGTGCTCTACGAACTGGCCACGGGGGCGCCGCCGTTCGCCCTCGACGACGCATGGGCGGTCCTCGTCGGCCACCGCCACACCCAGCCCGCCCCGCCGCGCGGCCACCGGCCGGAACTCCCCGAGCGGTTCGAGCGCGCCGTCCTCGACCTGCTGGCCAAGACCCCGGAGGGGCGGCCACGCGACGCCGCCGAGCTCGCCCGGCGGATCGCCCCGGCGCGCCCGTCCCGATGGCCGACGGCTCCGCCGCTCCCCGGGCCGCGCGGTGCCCTCCCGGCCGCCGGACCCCCGGCTCCCCGACTTCCGTCCTGGGCCCGGGACATGACCACCGGCTCCAAGGCGCACACCGGCGGCGTGGGACTGCTGTCGGCGACCCCGCCCGACGCGACGGCCGGGCTCACCGGCGCCTGGACCGGACGCCGCGTCAGCGCGCTGCCCGCGCCGCCGCCTCCGTCCGGAGTCCGGGCCCGGCTCGCCGACCGGCACCGCGCCGCGCTGGACCTCGGGCGGCTGGGCCGCTGGGAGGAGGCCGTGGCAACCCACCAAGAGGTGGCCGCCGAGCGCGAGCGCGCGCTGGGTCCCGACCATCCCGACACCCTCGCCAGCCGCTATGAGGCCGCCTTCGCCCTCGGGATCCTGGGCCGCCCCGGCGACGCCCTGCGCGAGTACGAGCGGGTCGCGGCGGGCCGCCGGCGCGCCCTGGGCCCCGACCACGCGGACACCCTCGCCGCCCGCCAGGAGACCGCGTTCACCCTGGGCCGCCTCGGCCGCTTCACCGAGGCCCAGCACCTCTATGCGGCGGTGCTCGCCGCCCGCGAGCGCACGATGGGCGCCGACCACCCCGACACCCTGCGCTGCCGCCACAACCTCGCCTTCAACCTGGGCTGTCTGGGGCGCCTGACGGAGGCGTACCGCATGGCGGAAGGGGTGGCCGCCGACCGCGCCCGGGTGCTGGGCCCCGACCACCCCGACACGCTGGTCACCCGCTACGAGGTGGCGTACGCCCTCGGCCGCCTCGACCGCTGGCGGGAGGCCCTGGACATCTTCCGCGAGGTGGCCGCCGACCGCGCCCGCACCCTCGGCCCCGACCATCCCGACACCCTCGCCGCCCGCTACGAGATCGGCGTCGGCCTGGGGCGGCTGGACCGGGGCGCGGAGGCCCTCGCGGCCTACCGCGCCCTCGTCGAGGACCGCACCCGCGCCCACGGCCCGGCCGATCCGGAGACCCTGCGCGCCCGGCACGGCCTCGGCGTCAGCCTCGGCCGGCTGGGCCGCTGGGAGGAGGCGCTGGCCGAGGCGCGGGAGGTCTGCGACCTCCGCGAGCGCGCCCTGGGCCCCGACCATCCGGACACCCTGGTCAGCCGTCGTGAGGTGGCCGTCGCTCTGGGCTGGCTCGGCCGCTGGTCCGACGCGCTGGACGGCTACCGCCGGGTGACCCGCGCCCGCACCCGCGTCCTGGGCCCCGACCATCCCGACACCGTCGTCAGCCGCGGTGACGAGGCCCACTGCCTGGAGCGGCTGGGCCGGGGCGCCGAGACGGCGGAGACGACGGAGACGACGGAGACGACGGAGACAGCCTAG
- a CDS encoding phytoene desaturase family protein, translating to MSHSDAYDVVIVGGGHNGLVAAAYLARAGRTVLVLERLGHTGGAAVSTRPYPGVDARLSRYSYLVSLLPRRIVDDLGLRFAVRKRAVSSYTPEVRGGRHTGLLVDAGSSARTRAAFARLTGSEREYESWQRFYGMTQRVAERVFPTLTEPLPTREELRARIGDDAAWQALFERPLGEAVEAAFDDDLVRGVVLTDALIGTFARAHDPSLRQNRCFLYHVVGGGTGDWDVPVGGMGALTDALADAARAAGARIATGCEVTAIATDGTSAEVRYEGEAGESTAAARHVLVGAAPRELARLLGEEPPGPPAEGAQLKVNMLLRRLPALRDREVDPREAFSGTFHIAEGYGALEDAYRQAAAGELPHRPPSEIYCHSLTDPSILGPELAREGYQTLTLFGLHTPARLFTEDNDAARTALLRATLAELDAHLAEPITDCLAHDADGRPCIEAKTPLDLDAELRLPGGNIFHRDLAFPYAQEGTGRWGVETRHANVLLCGAGAVRGGGVSGIPGHNAAMAVLGK from the coding sequence ATGTCTCACAGCGATGCGTATGACGTCGTCATCGTCGGCGGCGGTCACAACGGTCTGGTCGCCGCCGCCTATCTCGCCCGCGCCGGGCGGACCGTGCTGGTGCTCGAGCGCCTCGGCCACACCGGTGGCGCCGCCGTGTCGACACGGCCCTATCCCGGCGTGGACGCACGGCTCTCGCGCTACTCCTACCTGGTCAGCCTGTTGCCGCGGCGGATCGTCGACGACCTCGGACTGCGCTTCGCGGTGCGCAAGCGCGCGGTGTCCTCGTACACGCCCGAGGTCCGGGGCGGGCGCCACACCGGGCTGCTGGTGGACGCCGGCTCCTCCGCCCGGACGCGCGCCGCGTTCGCGCGGCTGACCGGATCGGAGCGGGAGTACGAGTCCTGGCAGCGCTTCTACGGCATGACCCAGCGCGTCGCCGAGCGCGTCTTCCCCACGCTGACCGAGCCGCTGCCCACCCGGGAGGAGCTGCGGGCCCGGATCGGGGACGACGCGGCGTGGCAGGCGCTGTTCGAGCGGCCGCTGGGGGAGGCGGTCGAGGCGGCGTTCGACGACGACCTGGTCCGGGGCGTGGTCCTCACCGACGCGCTCATCGGCACCTTCGCCCGGGCCCACGACCCGTCGCTGCGTCAGAACCGCTGCTTCCTCTACCACGTGGTCGGCGGCGGCACCGGCGACTGGGACGTCCCCGTCGGCGGCATGGGCGCGCTCACCGATGCCCTGGCCGACGCCGCCCGCGCGGCGGGCGCGCGGATCGCGACCGGGTGCGAGGTCACCGCGATCGCCACCGACGGCACCTCGGCCGAGGTGCGGTACGAGGGCGAGGCGGGGGAGTCCACCGCGGCCGCCCGGCATGTGCTCGTCGGGGCCGCGCCGCGCGAGCTGGCCCGGCTGCTGGGCGAGGAGCCGCCCGGCCCGCCCGCGGAAGGGGCGCAGCTCAAGGTGAACATGCTGCTGCGCAGACTGCCCGCGCTGCGCGACCGCGAGGTGGACCCGCGCGAGGCGTTCTCCGGGACGTTCCACATCGCCGAGGGGTACGGCGCCCTGGAGGACGCGTACCGCCAGGCGGCCGCGGGGGAGCTGCCGCACCGGCCGCCGTCGGAGATCTACTGCCATTCGCTGACCGACCCGTCGATCCTCGGCCCGGAGCTGGCACGCGAGGGCTATCAGACCCTGACCCTGTTCGGACTGCACACCCCCGCCCGGCTGTTCACCGAGGACAACGACGCGGCGCGCACCGCCCTGCTGCGCGCCACCCTCGCGGAGCTGGACGCGCATCTCGCCGAGCCGATCACCGACTGTCTCGCCCACGACGCCGACGGCCGGCCGTGCATCGAGGCCAAGACCCCGCTGGACCTGGACGCCGAGCTGCGGCTGCCCGGCGGCAACATCTTCCACCGGGACCTGGCCTTCCCGTACGCCCAGGAGGGCACCGGCCGCTGGGGCGTGGAGACGCGCCACGCCAATGTGCTGCTCTGCGGCGCGGGGGCGGTGCGCGGCGGCGGGGTGAGCGGAATCCCCGGGCACAACGCGGCCATGGCGGTGCTGGGGAAGTGA
- a CDS encoding NAD(P)H-dependent flavin oxidoreductase: protein MQTELSTRLGVEHAVFGFTPFPAVAAAISRAGGFGVLGAVRYGAGEELARDLDWMEAHADGKPYGVDVVMPAKKVEGVTEADIEAMIPEGHRAFVRDTLAKHGVPELAEGEASGWRITGWLEEVARSQLDVAFDYPVKLLANALGSPPADVVARAHDHGILVAALAGSARHALHHKEAGLDVIVAQGYEAGGHTGEIASMVLTPEVVRAVDPLPVLAAGGIGSGEQIAAGLALGAQGVWIGSLWLTTEEAELHSPALIRKLLAAGSGDTVRSRALTGKPARQLRTEWTDAWEDPDGPGPLPMPLQGLLVAEAVSRIQKHEVEPLLGTPVGQIVGRMDEVRPVQAVFDDLTRGFERAIDRVIRIAERA, encoded by the coding sequence ATGCAGACGGAGCTGAGCACAAGGCTGGGTGTCGAGCACGCCGTCTTCGGCTTCACGCCGTTCCCCGCCGTGGCCGCGGCGATCAGCCGGGCCGGCGGCTTCGGTGTGCTCGGCGCGGTCCGCTACGGCGCGGGCGAGGAGCTGGCCCGCGACCTCGACTGGATGGAGGCGCACGCCGACGGCAAGCCCTACGGCGTGGACGTGGTGATGCCCGCGAAGAAGGTGGAGGGGGTCACCGAGGCCGATATCGAGGCGATGATCCCCGAAGGCCACCGGGCGTTCGTCCGGGACACCCTCGCCAAGCACGGCGTCCCCGAGCTCGCCGAGGGCGAGGCGTCCGGCTGGCGGATCACCGGCTGGCTCGAGGAGGTGGCCCGCAGCCAGCTCGACGTCGCCTTCGACTACCCCGTGAAACTCCTGGCCAACGCCCTGGGCTCGCCCCCGGCCGATGTCGTCGCCCGCGCCCATGACCACGGCATCCTCGTGGCCGCCCTCGCGGGCAGCGCCCGCCACGCCCTCCACCACAAGGAGGCGGGGCTCGATGTCATCGTCGCCCAGGGGTACGAGGCGGGCGGCCACACCGGCGAGATCGCCTCCATGGTGCTCACCCCCGAGGTGGTGCGGGCCGTGGACCCGCTGCCCGTGCTCGCCGCGGGCGGTATCGGCAGCGGTGAGCAGATCGCCGCCGGGCTGGCGCTGGGCGCCCAGGGCGTGTGGATCGGCTCCCTCTGGCTCACCACCGAGGAGGCCGAACTGCATTCGCCGGCCCTCATCCGCAAGCTGCTGGCGGCCGGCTCCGGGGACACCGTGCGCTCCCGCGCTCTGACCGGCAAACCCGCCCGCCAGCTGCGCACCGAGTGGACCGACGCCTGGGAGGACCCGGACGGCCCGGGCCCACTGCCCATGCCGCTCCAGGGACTGCTCGTCGCCGAGGCCGTCTCCCGCATCCAGAAGCACGAGGTGGAACCGCTGCTCGGCACGCCGGTCGGCCAGATCGTCGGCCGGATGGACGAGGTCCGCCCGGTCCAGGCCGTCTTCGACGACCTGACCCGGGGCTTCGAGCGGGCCATCGACCGCGTCATCCGCATCGCCGAGCGCGCCTGA